CTAAATCAACAAAAACGCGCCAAAAAACGCAAAGCACTGAAATCTGATGTAGTGGCAGGGAATGGACTAGAGAAAGTCAACTTAGAAATCGGCTTTATTCCCCTCACCGATTGCGCCCCCTTTGTGGTGGCTCATGAAAAAGGCTTTTTCAAGAAACATGGCCTCACTGATGTACATCTGGTGCGAACGCCCAACTGGAAAGTTTTAGACCAGAGTATTGCGTCTGGCCAAATTGATGCAGCGCAAATGCTGGCGGGAATGCCGATCGCTATGACTCTGGGCGCGGGCATGACCGGAAAACCTGTACCGATTAGAACTTCAATGGTGCTATCGCGCAATGGCAATGCGATCACCTGGAGTAAGCAGCTATATGATCAGGGCGTGCGGGATTTAGAGTCATTTAAAGCCTATATCAGTGCCGATCCCGATCGCCTCCATACCTTGGGGATGGTCTATCCTTCTTCGATGCATAATTTAATGTTGCGCTATTGGCTAGCCACTGGTGGAATTGACCCCGATCGGGATGTGAACCTGACCGTTACACCGCCGCCCCAGATGGTATCTAATTTGCGCTCTGGCAACATTGATGGCTATTGTGTTGGTGGGCCGTGGAATTCACGCGCAGTCCATGAAGGTTTGGGCACAGTGCTGGCAACGGATATTGATCTCTGGCCAGGGCATGTGGAAAAGGTACTAGGGGTGCGCGAAGATTGGGCTTATAAATATCCCAAAACCCATATAGCCTTAGTGAAAGCCCTATTAGAAGCCTGTGCCTACTGTGACGATCGCCGCAATCGAGAAGAGATCTTAGAGTTGATTTGTCGCTCTGATTATGTTGGTTCTGATCCAGCCTATACCAGAGTTGGGTTTATTGATCCCTATCGCTATAGCCAAGCTCAAGAACCAGTTAATCTCAATCGCTACAACCAGTTTTATGTGGATGGCACCAACTATCCCGATCGCTCCGAAATGTTGTGGGTAATGACCGAGATGGCGCGATGGGGTATTGTACCTTTCCCCAAAAACTGGGTCGAGGTAATCGAGCTAATCTGTCAAACCGATGTGTTCTCAGCAGCAGCAAAGCAACTCGAATATAGCGAAAGCCGACCAGAACGCAAGCAAATCCAGTTTTTTGACGGGATTACTTTTGATGCTAGCAATCCAATCCAATATCTGGATAGTCTGGCAATCAAGGGTGACATTAAGGTGATGGAGATCCTAGTTGATGAGATGGGCGCGATTGACCTTGGCGATAACCCTAGTTACAAATTAATGGGTACAAATTAGACACATTTGTACCGGATAATTCACGTTAAGCTATGCAAATATAAATACAACTCAAGTCCCACTAGTAATGACCAATCATAGATCTAAATTTTCCCATTACCAGTACAAAATTTGTTGATCCTCCCCGACTTAAGTAATAGCTGAATACTAGCCAATAGCCATGCAAACCATAAACGAACCAATTGCCCAGCCAGATGTGATGAGCGATCGCCAACCTTTCGTAGAGATTACTGGAGTTTCCAAAGTCTATCCGACCCCAGAAGGTTCTTACACCGTTCTGGAAGATGTGGAATTGACCGTGCAGGAGAAAGAATTTATTTGCCTGATTGGTCATTCTGGCTGCGGTAAATCAACTCTTTTGAATATGGTAGCGGGGTTCCTAGAGCCAACTACCGGTACGGTTATGGTTGGCCAAAAAAAAATAAGCGAACCAGGCCCCGATCGGATGATGGTGTTCCAGAACTATTCGCTATTACCTTGGAAGACTGCGTTTGAGAATATTTATCTGGCGGTGGATTCAGTTTTCTCTGATCTTTCTAAGCCAGAGAAAGTAGCGATCGTCCATGAGAATCTAGCATTGGTGGATTTAATGGAAGCTGCCGATAAACTGCCAGAGCAACTTTCCGGTGGGATGAAGCAGCGAGTAGCGATCGCTAGAGCCCTGGCAATCAAGCCCCAGCTTTTAATCTTAGATGAGCCATTTGGGGCACTCGATCCAATTACCAGGGAAGAATTACAGGATGAGTTGCTCGATATCTGGCGCGACCATAGGGTAACAGTGTTGATGATCACCCACGACATTGATGAAGCCTTGTTCCTGGCCGATCGGGTAGTGATGATGACCAATGGCCCCGCTGCCAAAATTGGCGAAATACTGGAGGTGAATTTCCCACGCCCCCGCGATCGGGCAAGGATGATGGAAAACCCAGATTACTTTAATCTGCGTAATGAAGCCCTGGACTTCCTCTATCATCGCCATGCTCACCAGATTACTAAGTGATCTAGTCACCCAAAGTGGCGTAATGCCTAGATGCATCTAGGCCGATCTAAGAGGTTCCTAAATAGCTAATTACTAATTAACAATCGGCGCATTATTGGCCGTGAATCTAATAATCTAATAATCTAAAATATATAACTCTACATATAAACATTAACTTTGAATGGACACCGTAAAGACGCTCTGTCCTTACTGCGGCGTAGGCTGTGGTTTGGAGGTAGTTGGTCAGAACAATAGCAATAATGATTTAAGCGGCTGGAAAGTCCGTGGCGATCGCAGTCACCCTTCCAGTCAGGGGATGGTCTGTGTTAAAGGAGCCACAATTATTGAGTCAGTTGATGTCGATCGCCTAATGCAACCAATGGTGCGCGATCGTTTGGATCAACCATTTCAACCGACCAGTTGGGATGCTGCCCTGGATTTGATCGTCGCCAAAATCCAGCAGGTGCGCCGCAATCTGGGCAGTGATGGCCTATGTATGTATGGTTCTGGCCAGTTCCAAACCGAGGACTATTACACCGCGCAAAAACTATTTAAGGGTTGCTTAGGCACCAATAACTTTGATGCCAACTCACGGCTATGCATGTCTTCGGCGGTGTCTGGCTATGTACAGAGTTTTGGCGCCGATGGCCCACCCTGTTGTTACGACGACTTAGAGCAAACCGAATGTGCATTTTTAATCGGCACGAATACGGCTGAATGCCATCCGATCGTATTTAATCGCCTGCGCAAACACCACAAAAGCAATTCGCAGGTAAAAATGATTGTGGTCGATCCCCGCCGTACGCCAACTGCTGAGGCTGCTGATTTACATCTGGCAATTCAACCTGGTAGTGATATTGCCTTGCTCAATGGGATCGCCCATTTACTGTTGCAATGGGGCAAACAGGATCAAGCTTTTATTGCTCAACACACAAATGGCTTTGAAGAATTTGCCACCTTAGTCAAAGACTATCCGCCGGAGCGGGTCGCGCAAATATGCGGTATTACGGTTGAAGATTTAGAAACCACCGCTCGCTATTGGAGTGAATCGGCCAGTGTATTGTCAATGTGGTCGATGGGAATTAATCAATCGACCCAGGGCACGGCCAAGGTTCAGGCGATCATTAATTTGCACTTACTCACCGCCCAAATTGGCAAACCTGGCGCAGGACCATTTTCCTTGACAGGGCAACCAAACGCAATGGGTGGCAGAGAGGCAGGCGGCCTTGCCCATCTATTGCCGGGATACCGGAGTGTGACCAATCCTCAACACCGTGCCGATCTGGAATGGTTCTGGCGGTTACCGGTGGGGCAAATTAGCGATCGCCCTGGTCGCAGCGCCTGGGACATTGTACGGGGCTTAGAAAATAATGAAATTGGTTTGCTTTGGATCGCCGCCACCAATCCAGCGGTCAGCTTCCCTGATTTAGAACGCACTAAGGCCGCACTCCGGCGATCGCCCTTCACGATCTATCAAGATGCCTATTACCCCATCGAAACCTCAGCCTATGCCCATGTGTTATTGCCAGCAACGCAATGGAGCGAAAAAACTGGCACGATGACCAATTCCGAACGCTTTGTGAGTCTTTGTCCTGCTTTCCATCAACCGATTGGTGAATCCCGTGATGATTGGGCGATCTTTGCCGAGGTGGGCAGACGCTTGGGCTTTGGGGATAAATTCCGGTTCGCCAACTCCGCGCAAGTATATGCCGAATTTGTGAAAATCACCCGCGATCGCCCCTGCGACCAATCGGGGATCAGCCATGCTCTTTTGACCGAAGCAGGCCCGACCCAATGGCCCCATCCGGCTAGTAGTCAGCGATCAAACCAACCTAAACGACTCTATCAAGACTATCGGTTCAATACTGCCGACGGTCGCGCCAAATTTGGAATTAATCATAATAACGGTCTATCTGAGGCAACTGATGATGCATATCCTTTTGTATTAACGGTGGGTCGGCTTTATGGTCATTGGCATACCCAGACTCGCACTGGCCGGATCAAGAAGATTCAGCAAATGCATCCCCAGCCATTTATCGAGATTCATCCCCGTGATGCCGAGGAGATCGCGGCAACGGCAGAAAGCTGGCTCGAAGTGAAATCACGGCGAGGGATGGCCAGGTTCCCAGTTAAGATCACCAAGGCGATCGCCCCTGGGGTGGTGTTCGTACCCATGCATTGGGGGGCACTGTGGGCAGAAGATGCCGAAGCTAACTCGTTGACTCACCCTGATTTAGATCCAATTTCTTTGCAACCAGAACTAAAAGCCTGTGCGGTGCGATTGCGGGTTCTCTCAAACTTGGAAGTCTCAGCCCAAACCGATCGCAAAACAGAAATGTCGGGCACCCTGACCCAGTAGCTCAACCAACAATTAATCCAATTAATCACTTCCCCATTTCTGCGATCGGCTTTAGCGATCGAAACTGGTTTCATTGACTAGAGAAGCAATATGCCTAGTTCGCAACCAAATCATTTTTAGGAAAATCAATGATGTCACATCCACCGATCGAGGAATCCCTTAACCCAGAAGCACAGACTATCTGCCCTGGTCATAATATTCATAACCAAAATCCCACCACCTTTGACTTCGAGGCAGATTTCATTAAGTCATTGCGCTGCATTCCGATGCAGGTTCGCTATAAGCTGGATACTTGTGGTATCAAACTCAAGTTGCAACATTGGCATTCATTGAGCCATACCGATCGCCAGCAACTAACCAATCTACCCTGCGAATCCAGTCAACAGATCTATGCCTATCGAGAAAAGCTCTGTGCATTAGTGATCGCCAGTGGTTGCGATCGCCCCAAAGACCTGCCGATCGATCCCATGCCCGACTGGTTAAACACCAATCGAGTACCGGAAGTGGTGATTCATAAGGCTCAAACTTTGGATCTTGAAATTAATTTAAATCAATGGAAACAACTCTCACCATTGCAACGCTTTGCTTTGATTAAGCTTTCGCGCTCTGGCCATGAAAATCGTAATTTTCTACCTGCTGCAACTGAATTTGGTCTAGTCCTTGCTGAGTAAATGAGATTTGTGAAAATAAAATATTAGTCAGGGCAAGTACTGCCAAAAAAGTGATACAAACTGTCATCTGTCTAACCTCTACCAGTTTTACATGTGGATGGTGCAGCGCTTACAATCTCGTCGATTCCACAGTTTCTAATTTCCTGGATATAGATATATTAGACTTCTTTGCAGAGCGCCCAAATAACGACTGAGATCCTGATTATCCGATCGCCTACTTGAACTTTTGCAAGAGTTTTATTAATTATTAGCTGGAATAATTTACCAACTAGGGTAATTATGATTGGTGCAATTATTAGGAAGTAAATAGTTGAGCTGGATGGCAATCCCACCTATTTTGTTTAATCGATTAAATTTGAATTGATTAAGTAATTATTGATGCATTTAGATTAATTCAGAATTTCATTAGCCTGCCATATCCGTTTTTGGGCTTGCCAAGCTGAATCCATAATTTGCAATTTATCTTCTACGCTTAGCTCCGTAGAGAAGCTCAGGTTTAAAGTTTTATTTATATATTTGCGTAATTGAGTTTCATTTTGGTTGCTCATTAGTCCAATCTCCAAAGCTAGTACATCGAATAAGTAGCCCCAGTCAATAGCTATTTATCTTTTATCTTGATTTATCCCTATACCTACTATCGCCCAGGTTCATGCCTAAAGAATCACGCACTTGGCTGAACCAGTAGGGTGATATTGTCAGAAATGGGAACTTAAGTTACTAAAAAACGATCGCATCAGTGCTCTGGTTGCAATAGTACACATCTCGATCGCAAAAGTTACCCCATTTCAGCAACGCTAAGCTGCTCAAAACGAAACGGGTGTGATCAAGCAATAGGGTTTTCGGTGTTGCTGATTGTTTAGGATGGCTTGACGAACTATCAATAATGCAAATTGCTATCATTCATCGGTTTGTTTTGTGAGGTATTGATGAAATTAACATCCTTACCCCTAGTTTGTTAGTTTGTCATATTAGGGGTATGTCGAGCTAAAAGGTAGTGATATTTATAAGGCCGTTAGAACAAATAGATTCCACCATTAATTTAATTTCTAGGAATATTAAAAGGTCAAAGAAACTTTGTTTTATCGTTCCTAGCCGTGTGCCTAAATTTGTTTCTAGAGATCAAAAAATGAAAAAGCAACTTGGGAATAGATTTAATGCTGATTTGCAGATTAAATCAGGCCAAGAGACATTTGATCTTAGCCAGGTTACTAACTAGTTGTTATTAAGCAATTTGCTTCAAGATTTGATATTGGCCAAGCACAAGCCAAGCACCCAATACATCAGCGATCGTTGATTATTAGCGTAAATCTAAAGTTTAGGCTAAGGTATTAGCAAAACTAATTGAGCGCCACTTCAAATCACTTCAATTAAATTGCTTAGATCGCTTCTGTACCGCCATAGCCCAAGGTAGCGATCGCCACAGAAACATCAATGTTGCCGAAACTGCGCCCCATAACTAGATGTCATGAACCATGATTCAATTCACAACCAATAAAGCCTCATGTCCCGAATGCGATAGTGAGTATATTCGTCGCACCCGCCGTCAGGGAGTTGGCGATACTCTTTTTGCAGTAGTCAGGATTTTCCCATACCGTTGCCTAACCTGTGATACTCGCTATTACAGCGTTGGTAGGTATTTTGGCCAATATGCCGAAGAAGAGAGTTAGCTCTATTGTGAACTTGTGAACTAATGGGATAGCATCAGGCAGTCAGAAAAGCTATCTCGCCCATACCTTCGCGGATGATCACCGGCTCATCACTGGTTAGATCCAGCACTGTAGACACTCGATCGCCAGGTTCACTACCATCATCAATAATCAAATCCACGAGCTTATCAAAATTGTCAAATAGCTCCACCTGAGGCAAGGCACAGATTTTGTGCTTTTGCTTGAGCTTATCCATTTTGATCGCATCGCCCATGTCATCCGTATCCGCATCCAAATTAGCAGAGG
The sequence above is a segment of the Pseudanabaena sp. PCC 7367 genome. Coding sequences within it:
- a CDS encoding ABC transporter ATP-binding/substrate-binding protein (This model describes the ATP binding subunits of ATP-binding cassette (ABC) transporters for nitrate transport, or for bicarbonate transport, in bacteria and archaea.) codes for the protein MAAFVEIDDVSKTFPLVDGGQYIALKNIDLKIKQGEFVSLLGHSGCGKSTLLNIIAGLDRPTRGGVVLEGFEVKEPSPDRMVVFQNYSLLPWKTVRENIALAVDTVLTNLSKAERKEVVAEHINMVGLTPAADKLPEQLSGGMKQRVAIARAFSIRPKVLLLDEPFGALDALTRGGLQEELMQICQENQVTCIMVTHDADEALLLSDRIIMLTNGPEAHIGQILEVPIPRPRRRMEVVNHPNYYSLRGEIIYFLNQQKRAKKRKALKSDVVAGNGLEKVNLEIGFIPLTDCAPFVVAHEKGFFKKHGLTDVHLVRTPNWKVLDQSIASGQIDAAQMLAGMPIAMTLGAGMTGKPVPIRTSMVLSRNGNAITWSKQLYDQGVRDLESFKAYISADPDRLHTLGMVYPSSMHNLMLRYWLATGGIDPDRDVNLTVTPPPQMVSNLRSGNIDGYCVGGPWNSRAVHEGLGTVLATDIDLWPGHVEKVLGVREDWAYKYPKTHIALVKALLEACAYCDDRRNREEILELICRSDYVGSDPAYTRVGFIDPYRYSQAQEPVNLNRYNQFYVDGTNYPDRSEMLWVMTEMARWGIVPFPKNWVEVIELICQTDVFSAAAKQLEYSESRPERKQIQFFDGITFDASNPIQYLDSLAIKGDIKVMEILVDEMGAIDLGDNPSYKLMGTN
- a CDS encoding ABC transporter ATP-binding protein; this encodes MQTINEPIAQPDVMSDRQPFVEITGVSKVYPTPEGSYTVLEDVELTVQEKEFICLIGHSGCGKSTLLNMVAGFLEPTTGTVMVGQKKISEPGPDRMMVFQNYSLLPWKTAFENIYLAVDSVFSDLSKPEKVAIVHENLALVDLMEAADKLPEQLSGGMKQRVAIARALAIKPQLLILDEPFGALDPITREELQDELLDIWRDHRVTVLMITHDIDEALFLADRVVMMTNGPAAKIGEILEVNFPRPRDRARMMENPDYFNLRNEALDFLYHRHAHQITK
- a CDS encoding molybdopterin oxidoreductase family protein, with translation MDTVKTLCPYCGVGCGLEVVGQNNSNNDLSGWKVRGDRSHPSSQGMVCVKGATIIESVDVDRLMQPMVRDRLDQPFQPTSWDAALDLIVAKIQQVRRNLGSDGLCMYGSGQFQTEDYYTAQKLFKGCLGTNNFDANSRLCMSSAVSGYVQSFGADGPPCCYDDLEQTECAFLIGTNTAECHPIVFNRLRKHHKSNSQVKMIVVDPRRTPTAEAADLHLAIQPGSDIALLNGIAHLLLQWGKQDQAFIAQHTNGFEEFATLVKDYPPERVAQICGITVEDLETTARYWSESASVLSMWSMGINQSTQGTAKVQAIINLHLLTAQIGKPGAGPFSLTGQPNAMGGREAGGLAHLLPGYRSVTNPQHRADLEWFWRLPVGQISDRPGRSAWDIVRGLENNEIGLLWIAATNPAVSFPDLERTKAALRRSPFTIYQDAYYPIETSAYAHVLLPATQWSEKTGTMTNSERFVSLCPAFHQPIGESRDDWAIFAEVGRRLGFGDKFRFANSAQVYAEFVKITRDRPCDQSGISHALLTEAGPTQWPHPASSQRSNQPKRLYQDYRFNTADGRAKFGINHNNGLSEATDDAYPFVLTVGRLYGHWHTQTRTGRIKKIQQMHPQPFIEIHPRDAEEIAATAESWLEVKSRRGMARFPVKITKAIAPGVVFVPMHWGALWAEDAEANSLTHPDLDPISLQPELKACAVRLRVLSNLEVSAQTDRKTEMSGTLTQ
- a CDS encoding nitrate reductase associated protein; amino-acid sequence: MMSHPPIEESLNPEAQTICPGHNIHNQNPTTFDFEADFIKSLRCIPMQVRYKLDTCGIKLKLQHWHSLSHTDRQQLTNLPCESSQQIYAYREKLCALVIASGCDRPKDLPIDPMPDWLNTNRVPEVVIHKAQTLDLEINLNQWKQLSPLQRFALIKLSRSGHENRNFLPAATEFGLVLAE